In Alistipes ihumii AP11, a genomic segment contains:
- a CDS encoding glycoside hydrolase family 127 protein, producing MKPTILLLAGILMLALCAEGKSSRRVPANEPATLRVHDALFPAPYGAVRIGGYLGEKLDLCIDNRLMAQDIERLVQPFRDKPDGNWGFRSEFWGKWFTAAMMGYGYAPSAEHRATVDRAVRELMATQSADGYIGTYPDSCHLGDWDIWGRKYVLLGLLAYYDQTKETAALEAARRVADHLIAEAGPGSGTNIAATGWIGWKGLASCSVLEPIALLYQRTGEKRYLDFARHIVRSWDEPNRLAPAGLRLIQEAIGETAPWKMSGAPKAYEMMSCFEGLCELYRVTAEPLYLEAVQRLVDALVRDEIMIAGSGSVAEIWCHGAVRQSEPFYQGMETCVTATWMKLMYQMLRLTGDSRCADRLETSLYNALLGAMSPRGEWWAYYSGLMGERVHSHQQFPDVVMSCCVANGPRGLMITPSWAAMTGPDGVALNLYAPLQAEVATPDGQSLKIDMQTVYPADGRVRIAVGLPKSEAFALRLRIPQWSERTSLRINGAPYDGYLIPGTYASIERTWNEGDRIELDLDMRARVVDAPSGSGDRAIVRGPVVLAFDTRLIPRRDGVSEPPMYRYEFDCDADGYIDAMPTESPVSGVAMTFDVPCLDEAGGRHLLPMCDYASAGNSWQEGNLFRTWIPQPFDFRHLYVNNLDWHTNVTVGVGRPEIPELYRK from the coding sequence ATGAAACCGACCATTCTGCTGCTCGCCGGCATATTGATGCTGGCGCTTTGCGCCGAAGGCAAATCCTCCCGGCGCGTTCCCGCGAACGAACCCGCGACGCTCCGCGTCCACGATGCGCTCTTCCCCGCTCCTTACGGAGCCGTCCGTATCGGCGGCTATCTGGGCGAAAAGCTCGACTTGTGCATCGATAACCGGCTGATGGCTCAGGATATCGAGCGTCTCGTGCAACCTTTCCGCGACAAGCCCGACGGCAACTGGGGTTTCCGTTCCGAATTCTGGGGCAAGTGGTTCACCGCCGCGATGATGGGCTACGGCTACGCGCCGAGCGCCGAGCACCGAGCGACGGTCGACCGGGCCGTCCGCGAACTGATGGCCACGCAAAGCGCCGACGGCTACATCGGCACCTATCCCGACAGCTGTCATCTGGGCGACTGGGACATCTGGGGCCGCAAGTACGTGCTGCTCGGCCTGCTGGCCTACTACGACCAGACGAAAGAGACCGCCGCGCTCGAAGCGGCCCGGCGCGTGGCCGACCACCTGATCGCCGAGGCGGGCCCCGGGAGCGGGACGAACATCGCCGCGACAGGCTGGATCGGTTGGAAAGGACTGGCCTCCTGCTCCGTACTCGAACCCATAGCGCTTCTTTATCAACGGACCGGAGAGAAACGTTACCTCGATTTCGCACGGCATATCGTCCGCTCGTGGGACGAGCCGAACCGACTGGCACCGGCGGGCCTCCGCCTGATTCAGGAGGCTATCGGCGAAACGGCACCGTGGAAGATGAGCGGGGCACCGAAAGCCTACGAAATGATGTCCTGTTTCGAGGGACTGTGCGAACTGTACCGCGTCACCGCAGAGCCGCTCTATCTGGAAGCCGTGCAGCGGCTGGTCGACGCGCTCGTCCGCGACGAGATCATGATCGCCGGGTCGGGCTCGGTAGCCGAAATCTGGTGTCACGGCGCCGTGCGTCAGAGCGAGCCGTTCTATCAGGGCATGGAGACCTGCGTCACGGCAACGTGGATGAAACTGATGTATCAGATGCTGCGCCTCACCGGCGACAGCCGTTGCGCCGACCGGCTCGAGACGAGCCTGTACAACGCGTTGCTCGGGGCCATGTCGCCCCGCGGCGAGTGGTGGGCCTATTACAGCGGCCTGATGGGCGAGCGGGTGCACAGCCACCAGCAGTTCCCCGACGTGGTGATGAGCTGCTGCGTGGCCAACGGTCCTCGCGGACTGATGATCACGCCCTCATGGGCCGCCATGACCGGCCCGGACGGCGTAGCGCTGAACCTGTACGCCCCGCTGCAGGCCGAGGTCGCCACGCCGGACGGGCAATCGCTGAAAATCGATATGCAGACGGTCTACCCGGCCGACGGCCGCGTACGGATAGCCGTCGGCCTGCCTAAAAGCGAGGCTTTCGCGCTCCGCCTGCGCATCCCGCAGTGGAGCGAACGGACCTCGCTGCGAATCAACGGCGCCCCCTACGACGGCTATCTGATTCCGGGAACCTATGCTTCGATCGAGCGGACATGGAACGAGGGCGACCGGATCGAGCTCGACCTGGACATGCGCGCCCGGGTCGTCGACGCTCCGTCGGGATCGGGCGACCGGGCGATCGTCCGCGGACCGGTCGTGCTGGCGTTCGACACGCGCCTGATACCGCGGCGCGACGGCGTGAGCGAGCCGCCCATGTATCGCTACGAGTTCGACTGCGATGCCGACGGATACATCGACGCGATGCCGACGGAAAGTCCCGTCTCCGGAGTCGCCATGACGTTCGACGTTCCCTGCCTCGACGAAGCGGGCGGACGGCATCTGCTGCCGATGTGCGACTACGCCTCGGCGGGCAACTCATGGCAGGAAGGCAACCTGTTCCGCACATGGATCCCCCAGCCGTTCGACTTCCGCCACCTGTACGTCAACAACCTCGACTGGCACACGAACGTGACCGTCGGCGTCGGACGACCCGAAATCCCGGAGCTGTACCGTAAATGA